The Larimichthys crocea isolate SSNF chromosome XII, L_crocea_2.0, whole genome shotgun sequence region ATCTTGGGACAAAAGCCATACAAGAGAatcacattaacattttctttcaccatTTATTAATTCACCAAATACAGTGAAAATGGCATCATAATATACAATGACTCATTCTTAGAATGTCATgacatttttgttgcttttttgcTTCATAAAACGATGTTTCATTATTGAAAATATTAAGGTTTCATGCACAACAAACCATATccagtttctttaaaataatggtacaaaataaacaaaattaaaaaacaaaaactgtaatgtCCAAAATCGGTCAAATAACAACGTGTTATTTGAGGATACTCGTAAACAGTGCAATATACTCTAAAACTGCCATTTTCTAACAAATTCATCAACGAAGCTCAAGTCACAGTATACGATTTCTTAATAATAGTTTAACATTGATGTGTGCAAAAACCCCAGACACATTCAGTTAGTCTTTAAAAAACGTCTGATCTGTGATATAGAACAAGACCAATCCACCAAAAATCTTAGATTCGCCTCGACTGAATGAAGCCTAGTCTCATTCTGTATATCCTCTCTGAAGTAGAAATATTTTTGTTGATGAACTGTAAGACGATAGACTAGCATAtcatttaaataacaaatatttagatataaaaatacaaatatgactTTTGTTAAAAAGAAGCGTGCCAGGGTAAGAGTAGTGGCACCTGTGTTGGCACCGGAGTGAAAGTTCATGCAAatagatggagaaaaaaagacttaaagattttatttttttttaatagaagaCTAAACACATATAATTGCTCAATTAAAATAaccaaatacttttttttcccatcaatTTCATGActattaatttaaacatttactaTAATCTCCACATCTCTGCTGGCCTCTGTAGATATCTGAGCAtttgaaaatgcaaaaacaataaagagaggaaagaaaaaagaaaagaagaagaagaagaagaagaagatatgtGCCAGAGTGAAATCAGCTACATGAAGGTGCCAACCTGCACCCTGAAACCACTGATGGGTGATGCAAGAAGACgaagtagaagtagaagaagaagaagaagaagaagaagaatgtggcCTGTGGTTCAGTTTTAAACTGTGGCCTAATGCTCTTTAAGGGCCATAAACAAATGGGGTTCTACtacagaaaatatttaacattgCACCATCCTCGGATATATGTTTTTACATACAATGGGTCTCCTCTATTTAGTAGACCCGAGAGTTTGGTtggtctgtttttaaaaaagcgaTAGCAGCAACAGGAATGCATTGGACCAGTGCTGAAAGGACAGCTCCCTTGAATGCACCGTCGCTGACTGAATCAACAAAGCAAAGCCGAGAAAGAGCAGGGAGGAAGAAGATAGAGGTGTTTTGGGGGATGGGGGGGTGTCTGAGAGCTTAGCCTACCTACTGTACAACTTATTGAAATAGGGCTGGGATTTAGCTTCAGCCTCCAGTtgcagtgttttgttgcttACAGCGCTTttggaaaggaaaaagagaTGGTCGTGAAGTAATGACAAGTTCATCCATCATTAAAGTCAGCAGAGgttgagatacagagcagtgTCCGCCATCTCAACATCTTGCTGCGCAGCAGTAGTTAAAATCGGGATTCGTTGTGAGAAATTGCCAGCAAATCCCATGATAAATCTTGGTCTTTTCCAGagtctatctctctctctctttcctctctttcttcatctctttcttccttATTTCTCTTCCTTTTAGCCTTTTCCAttttcccccttcctcctctttttttttgcctttctctcccccttctcctctgtcatcccATCCTTGCTTCGTGCCGTCGTTTTTCTCCTGCAATCCTCGAACATGCACAGCCGACAAGTGCTTCAAATCGGGtgatcaaaattaaaaaagtctGCAAGGCATCGTTCACGTTTTTACACGCCAGGTGAAGACTTGTCTGTCATCCCCTTGAGGACCTCGTCTATTCGGTCGTCCTCGATGACCACTgtgggagagaagaaaaaaaaagggagaaaagaggaTGTTTACTGAGACCATGACAGCAGAGATACATATAATAACCCAGTCAACAGTGAggtcattgtgttttattgtaggTCCCTAATTCTTTACATGATGGAGACTTTATTTATGGCCTATAGTGGAGGAGGATATGGCGCACTAAAATAGCCAAACCAAGTGAGAGAAAATGTGACTGCAggtgaataaattaataaataaataaattaaagcacAAATCAGCGACCTCGAGTACGCGCACTTGCTGAAAACAACTCGATTCCCGATAATGGCGACGAgccaagctttttttttttatccttccaGTTTAACCCTATTGTTTGGTGGCTTCACCTTGGGGTGTGTCCTTAACATGAAGATCATTTCtcctatatatatgtataaaatatgtaagTATTCATCCTGTGGTGCATTTTCAAACCTCATCTTTGTGTGGAATATTCTacataaatttatttttaaaaagatgattttaatTGGAATAAACTCCCTAAAAGTCCATAAATGCATCACAGGATTGTACTatttatctgcttttttttttcattttccatcacATAAATAATTCTGATCATATCAGTTATTgtgacaaataaatgtaaatgctttattttattatcatttaccTCGCTTGGCTCTGCCGATCTGTCCCAGCTTTGGGGGTCTTTTCGCCTGCGACGCGGCGAAAAAGGCGCTTGTGTCCTGTAGTCCGCAGCTAAAGGACATCTGACTGACCTCGCTGTCCGCCCCGTAGCCGCTCATTTTCCCCTCGTTGTATGGCAGCACCTCGGACATTGTGGCACGACAGAGGATGATCACCAGCgtagatctttttttaaaagtgtagAAAAGTCTTCCTCAGTGGCTATATGTTCAATACAGCCGTAgatcctttgtttgtttttgtgcacgCTGCAGCTGTTCCTCCTGCTTTgggatcctttttttttctgagtgtAACTCAAAGTGGATCCAGGGGCCAGTGTCTGAGGTCCGGGTTTTGTTGTGGTCTCTCTGTGGTCTCTGGATGTGTTTGCAGCTGCAatgagagactgtgtgtgtgcgtgaaggagagagagagagagagagagttgtgtTCGCCTGTGTTGCTGGCTGATGTCTGGTGAGGGAAGTGGGAGATCCCGGGATCATAAAGGAAACCCAGGCAGAACGGTGAAGTCATCCATCCGGGTTTGAAGCGCGCGCGTGTgcgtacacgtgtgtgtgtgtgtgtgtgtgtgtgtgtgtgtgtgtgcgcgtgtgtgcgtgtgtgtgtgtgtgtgtgtgtgtgtgtgtgtgtgtgtgtgtgtgtgtggtgggctCCGAGTGGTAGAGGAGCAAGAGTGACATCAACAGGCGAGTGAAGAAAATGCACAAGTGAAAGACTCGTACTGGAGCACTTTGAGACTTTTCTTCGGGATATCTGAGGAAAATTCACTATTATATAGAAACTTACTGTGTGTCTGATAAAGAGTACCTTAGTATTACTAATGGAGCACATATTAGTCCTTTTATAGTGCATAATTTCCTTCCATAATAGatctaactagaaaatttcgaaagaaattttgagtgtgcctgactctggccctgtggcccccatacattattactgacactgctcagtaaattcagtactagaaaattcccgcagaaattttgagagtgacgagtgggctgtttcTGGgagtctgtattcaaaaagcacaggtcaaatagtcatttttaaaacgTTTAGCTgacgctagcaattagcattagcatgttaacattagcatgttagcaattagcatgttaacaattagcatgtatttaaagttcaaattaagtggcAATAATaatgctaaaatggccgccactcggcttctgcctgctggctcttattttgaaaatagcccctcccccctctccttcctgtctgtctgtgtgtccctCTAAACCCCTGAGCAGAcacaaaagcttcaaatgaagtCCCTCAAAGAGGTGGCCGaacattccttccttcctttcgtcgtttttttcccttccttccttccttccttccttccttccctccttccttccttccctccttccttttgtcgttttttccttccttccttccttccttccttccttccttcctttcgtcgttttttcctttcttccctccttccttccgtcatttttttccttccttccttccttccttccttccttcctttcgtcgtttttttccttccttccttccttcctttcatcgttgtttgccttccttccttccttccttccttccttccttccttccttccttccttccgtcgtttttttccttccttctttacttccttccttcctgtcgtcgtttttttcttccttcctttcatcgttttttccttccttccttccctccttcctttcgttgtttttcttcctttcgtcgtttttttccttccttccttccttccttccttacttccttccctctttccttccgtcgtttttttccttccttcctttcaggCACACTTAATAAGTTGAAGAAGAATAagtgcggtggataacatatagtgtgcgctttcaggcacactcaataatctataatctaatctaataatagATGGATCATTAGGATTTCGTGAAGATTACTTTTTGTTAGAGCATCACAAGACACTTAGGTATTTATTTGCATAGTAGTCAGTAGTGAAAAGTACTCTGCAGGTAGCAAGTGCATTCATTCAGTACTTGACTTGAATAtatctattttaaatatttgagttATTACTTCAcgacatttatctgacagctgtagtAACTATTGCACACGTGGCTTCTGAAGCATTACGCAGTGTTAGagattaaaatgtatatattatattgctttttcttttagaGACAACCAGTTGTGGCATGAAGCTTGAAAGGTATGTGTTAATAGGCAGAAGGTTGATCTATGGGCAATGTACAGCCCACGATTTTTGGAGTTTGACCCCATAAGGACCAAAACTCAAGATATTTcagcttctgttttttaaaatgatttgtgtgcCCCAATTTTATGAAAGTGAAATACTAAATCACTGAAGCGTGTCTTTAAAGTGTCACATTAGCAAAAGAAAGAACCTCAGATgcataaatgtataaaaaacaaagtaactTGAAAAAAACTTGACTCCCAAAACTTGAACACTAAAACATGAAAGATAATGAGTTTATGTTATATACATGAAGCATGAAAAGTAAAACGATTTTTTTTAGGACATTATATACCTCATAGGCTTtctaaaagaaagacaaacaactgaAAAATTT contains the following coding sequences:
- the camk2n2a gene encoding calcium/calmodulin-dependent protein kinase II inhibitor 1a; protein product: MSEVLPYNEGKMSGYGADSEVSQMSFSCGLQDTSAFFAASQAKRPPKLGQIGRAKRVVIEDDRIDEVLKGMTDKSSPGV